AAACTACATCTACAAGACACTTAAACATTGGCCTAGTAATATAACTCTCAAAGAATCCCCACAATTCCTAGTAGACCCGAGCTCCAATCCCACAAAAAGAATCCCCACGATTCCTGACTCACAACTAACTCTATGCAGATTTACACTTCTATTTTTCCGTCCATATTGATTTCAATCTTAATTTGTTTTACTTTACGGACAAATCTTATCAAATAGACTATAGCATAAATAACACATGATTACGGGACTGTGCGATGAGGCTTCTGGACATAAACAAGCTTTGGGCTACAAAGTACAAACAAGTATAAACTTTGACACTATATTAAACTACCGTGTTGAATATAACAAGTTATTTGCATCAGCTCATGCTTATTTCCTAATACTAgcaattaaattattttagttaAAAGCTACAAAACGATATTAGCTTTACTTATTTACAATTATCTCTTTTCCCTTCTTTTACATTTCATTAGTTTTAATAAACTCTATGATAGTACGGCAAACATATAACTCAAATTTCTATTGATCATTCGTGATTTATGCAAATGAAAACAACTATCAGAAAATAGTAGATTATACAAAGGTAAATATTGACCTTTGCAAAAGTGCTCGTGAGGTCATCAATATCAGACAGAGAACCTAATCCTTCAGCCTGCAAATGAAACGAGATACTGACAGGATGAGAATTGTAACCAAGAGAATTTGTATAATATGTCAAAGTAGGTAATATCAGTGCAAgcaatatgatttaaaaaaaaaggcaCCATGAAGACAAAGCCAACAGAAACTACAGTGCAAGAACTTGCAGTATCATTTACTCAGCAGACGTAGACAATTGAGTCACCAAAGTGCCAAAACATAAGATGATCTTCAGTTATATTTGTTCCATGTCACAAACAGTGAAGCATTTCTGTGCGACCCAAAAGTGTCTTTTCCAAGTTTGTTAAAGACAGACAATTAAGTCATCAAAGTGCCAATACATAAGATGATCATCAGTTATATTTGTTCAATTTTAAAAACAGTGAAGCGATTCTGTGCGACCCAAAAGTGTCTTTTCCAAGTTTGTCAAAGACTTAACAACCATGCACGAATATAGCCCAACTCCAAAGATTCACAAGTTGTACATTCCAAGACACACAACAAGCTTATAGTTGTCCATGAAAAAGAAACTTGACATCCATCCGTAATTACCAAGTACAGATTCACAATCTTCAGAAGAAGAAGCTGATCACTAACGAAACAATATATTGTGTGCCAACATTACATGTAACTTCAAACAACATATAAATGACATCAAGCAAACGTACCTCATAAACGTCTTGTATTCCAGAAGGAAAAAAATCCTCTCTGTCTCCAGGAGGAGAGAAATGATACTCGTCCTTAATCCCACTAAAACCATCATGATCATTGTCATTGTCTTTTAAACCCCCTAACTCAACTTCGTCCATGACCGCCATGCCAAAGAATGCATATTGTGAGGCATCAAGCACGGTATTATCTACAATAAGCAAAATTGCCAACCAGCCAGGTCAAATAACAAATAAAGGAATGCAATCTGATTAGTTTATGTTCGTTCACATCGCAGCAAGTTACAGataattaaaagtaaaaaaaaaaaagggaaaaaagaggAAGCACTACAACAAAGCCAGATGAGCAAGCAATGGGTGAATTTAGGTGGAATCGAACCACAACTCATGATCAAACTGAATATACAAAAGAAACAACTCCATACTTCTGGTTGGGATTTGCACAAAGCACAGAAGCTGCAAAAGAGCTGTAGCAAATATCGGCATCTATATTCACACAACCACGATACAAATCCAAGACACGTTATTCCTATCATGATTAAAGAGCAGTAATGATGTCGAGGCTTCACACGACACAGAAATACGGCGAAAGTGCATGGTCAAGCTCATCTAAATTGGGAGAAGCGATCTATCACTTCCAAAACCAGAGAAATAAATTACTAGCACCCACCAAATAGGCAAAAATCTATGGAAatgtaaagaaaaaagaaaaagaaaaaaaaactaaattccaCGCGGCCTTGTAGGAATACTTGTGCACGATCAAATCAAATGCACGATCCGAACAGCCGAATTCGTCAACACGACGATCGGCCCCGAGAACATCAGGAACCAAAAACCGAGAGCAAGGAGAGCAACCGAGCAAGCAACATTCACCTGCGAAGGCATCGCGGAGTTCCCTGGGATCGTCAGGGGGGCGGTTAGGGTTCCCGGCGGCAGCCCCTCCTTCCCCCTCGAATCCCCCCGTCATCTCGGCCAGCCACTAAACCCTAACTCCCGAGGAGCCGGAACCGGGGAGGATCGAGCGTCAACGCTGAGAGAATAGCCCCTTTGCATCGAATTCTCGGGTTAGGGTTTCCTCCCGAGCTGAGATCTGAGATCGAAGCCGAGGAGTAAAGCCGAAGAGCAAGACAGATGagaacagaggaggaggaggaggaagagcgcGTTTCGATCTATTTATATTATGGGAGGAGAAGCAGCAACAACAGATGAGCAAAAAGGATCAAAATGGAACAAATGTGGAACCAACAAAAGCatcaaagaaaagagagagagagagagagagagagagagagagtggcttCTCCACTAAGCTttgtctctctccctctccctctccctctctctctcttgctttttgtttggtgttctctttttctcTCCATATATGAGCATAAAAAAttggggggagggggaggagagaGACGGAGAGAGGAACGTGACATTAATTTAAGATGGCCAACTCACTAGCTTTTTCTACAAGTTAGTGTTGATATCAATGGGGGATTTGGGGGAAGATTGACTTAATTGGGATAAgctaattatctttttttatgcAAAGATACAAAGAATAAGAATTTAATTTAACTCGAGACACCAACATTAAGAATAAATATGAAGTTGGTGATTCAACCAACTTATTCTTTGGTCATCAATTTGAGacttggaagagagagagagagagattttggtGGTGGAGAATATATATAAAGCAATCGATCGATTGCGGGAAGCAAAAGTAGTGGAAGTGCCTCTGAACTATctaaatgatttgtttgatcttaTCTCGATATGATTGATACATTTCAGATGAGGAAAGGATACTTTTGGATTTATGAGATTCACATAAACTAATTTTTTGCTCCATAAAGAAGACATGCAGTAATTCAAGCACTACTCTATTAGGAATTAATTACCCATGCATGCATTTGGGGATACTAAAATACATGCCAAATTCGCATAACTAAGCCTCCTTACATTCCAAATCACAAAGAgattatttatctttgttatgTTTCATTACGTCTcatctttatttaaattattaaataatatgatAATTAGTATGAATGCAATGTCCAAAAAGACTTCATCTAATCTGTCTATCACCGAACATAGTATCATTTTTGTATAAGCATTTTATACATACTTATACCTCTATACTTATACTCGATTAATATTATTAAAGGAGAACAGTGGAGCTCCGACGCGTGAGAACGAAAGAAAGAGTGTGAGGCACGTGTGGAATTCCCTGCAATAAATTACCGAATTCGTGAATCACGAGCTAACACTAATATTCAAGCATCGTCGATCACGTCAACGACGACAAATGAGATGAATCGTTTGATGGATAGTTACTTGCCGTGAGAAAAATCACGTGTTTGCATGCATCGAGGCAATTTTAATAGTGGTAAGGTCACCGCCACACGCAATGATCGATTGCATCTCCTATCACGcaattgtgtgtgtgtatatatatatatatatatatatatatatataataataataataataaataaataatttattatgtcAATTAATTTAATTGAGAAAAAATTTCACAGCTTATCGTAAGATCGCacgttaattatttatttttattaaaaaattataaatcaaataTGAATCAAACTACTCATCGATAAGATGATTTGAAGATGTTTTTGGCTTATAGACAAACgtactatatattttttatttatacatgtgaataTTTTATTGGAATTGGAGTATAAATAAACGAATCAATTGGGATTTGGTGGAGTCCTTTGGGGGTGAGAGTCTGACAAGCGCCGACCGAGGCCGATGCAGAGGACGTACGTCGACGTAACTCGTGAGTCATTTCCTGACAGGTCAATATATTACTGCATGTAAAAGTAGAAGGTTCGACGCGACACGTTACTCCCATCACCGGTGCCATGCCTCTTCGGTCACATGCTCGTCCCGTCCGCAACGTGGATTCCGCCTTTTCTTCCTGTCTCCCTCCGACCCATCATaagcgcctcctcctcctcctccatctcctcttCTATGTACTGCAACGTTACGTTCTAGATATATAACAACAGTATGATGTGATTCCAGCTCTCCACCCATCATACTACACACGCGCAGAGCCGCTGGCTGTGCGCCAGAGCGAAGAGAGGGATGGCGGCAGCGGGCAGCGGCGACGGGCGGCCGAGTCGGTACGAGTCGCAGAAGCGGCGGGACTGGAACACCTTCTTGCAGTACCTCAAGGACCACCGGCCGCCGCTGGTGCTGTCGCGGTGCAGCGGCGCGCACGTGCTGGAGTTCCTGCGCCACCTCGACCAGTTCGGGAAGACCAAGGTCCACGCCACCGGCTGCCCCTTCTTCGGCCTGCCCAGCCCGCCGGCGCCATGTCCCTGCCCGCTCCGCCAGGCGTGGGGCAGCCTCGACGCCCTCGTCGGCCGCCTCCGGGCCGCCTTCGAGGAGAACGGAGGCCACCCGGAGGCTAACCCCTTCGGCGCCCGGGCCGTTCGGCTGTACCTGAGGGAGGTCAGGGACTCGCAGGCCAAGGCGAGAGGCATCGCCtacgagaagaggaagaagaagcggaAGCGGTCGCCGCTTCAGCCCCCTGTCGCGGTGGCGGAGGCGCCGCGCTGCGATCTAAACTCACTGGATTACGACAACATGGACGTCATCCAGTATCTCGTAACCGGCACTAACATGGAGACGATGACCGGTGAAGCCGATACCGGGGTCGTCATGGCAATCATGGGAACACTCGACGCCGCTTTCATG
Above is a genomic segment from Musa acuminata AAA Group cultivar baxijiao chromosome BXJ3-4, Cavendish_Baxijiao_AAA, whole genome shotgun sequence containing:
- the LOC135635632 gene encoding protein G1-like1 gives rise to the protein MAAAGSGDGRPSRYESQKRRDWNTFLQYLKDHRPPLVLSRCSGAHVLEFLRHLDQFGKTKVHATGCPFFGLPSPPAPCPCPLRQAWGSLDALVGRLRAAFEENGGHPEANPFGARAVRLYLREVRDSQAKARGIAYEKRKKKRKRSPLQPPVAVAEAPRCDLNSLDYDNMDVIQYLVTGTNMETMTGEADTGVVMAIMGTLDAAFMPLPVFH